Within the Fundidesulfovibrio putealis DSM 16056 genome, the region CACCGCCGTGACAGTCGTTGATGACCAGCAGGGGGAAGCGCTCGACGGTCAGTTCCCGGATGGCCTCGGGGCCGAGGTCGTCATAAGCGATGACCTTGGCTGCCTTGATGGCCAGGGACAAAAGCGCGCCAGCGCCGCCGGTGGCTCCGAAGTAGGCAGCCTTGTGGGTGGCCATGGCGTCTTTTACTTCCTGGCTGCGCTTGCCCTTGCCGATGGTGCCCTTGAGGCCCAGGCTGTGCAGGCGCGGGGCGTAGGTGTCCATGCGGTAGGAGGTGGTGGGCCCGGCCGAGCCGATGGGGCGTCCCGGAGGCGCGGGGCTTGGACCCACGTAGTAGATCAGCGCGCCCTTGAGGTCGAAGGGCAGGGCCTCGCCCTTGTCCAGGGAGTCGGTCAGTCGCTTGTGGGCGGCGTCGCGGCCCGTATAGATGGTGCCGGTGATGTACACCACGTCGCCGGATTTCAGCTTCTCGAT harbors:
- a CDS encoding Fe-S-containing hydro-lyase, which gives rise to MAEYELKTPLTDADIEKLKSGDVVYITGTIYTGRDAAHKRLTDSLDKGEALPFDLKGALIYYVGPSPAPPGRPIGSAGPTTSYRMDTYAPRLHSLGLKGTIGKGKRSQEVKDAMATHKAAYFGATGGAGALLSLAIKAAKVIAYDDLGPEAIRELTVERFPLLVINDCHGGELYTKPNLEAALAG